A genome region from Macrotis lagotis isolate mMagLag1 chromosome 4, bilby.v1.9.chrom.fasta, whole genome shotgun sequence includes the following:
- the LOC141521242 gene encoding uncharacterized protein LOC141521242, producing the protein MARDAPRPGCRLQGESRQGQSLQRGIPRGWGATAPARPVERLQGAFPEWLPDSSPPSTRTLFSSPGEGARGSVPLGEGPLTHERQHEVHGGEEHRGERPAPVTPRLKSSAIPSSRPAPGISTPRPPRSRSAAPAARSSEPSRSRAKSVRGAAAGAGDPGAPGGSGGLRRGARVSALLGFQVRPELEGRASCEMRGERARSLPSPPPPPPPPPVCLSPYRPPPPTPNPLSPASGSFPQPGFAARPHLGFLAGRLLLWGARFKSQPRRPGCARAPRGGGSPSGFAPKSEGPPGSGGLGGAAD; encoded by the coding sequence ATGGCCAGGGACGCCCCCCGCCCCGGGTGCCGGCTGCAGGGGGAGTCCAGGCAAGGTCAGAGCCTGCAAAGAGGCATCCCGAGGGGCTGGGGGGCAACCGCCCCTGCTAGACCTGTGGAGCGTCTACAAGGGGCATTCCCGGAGTGGTTGCCCGACTCCAGCCCCCCCAGCACACGCACGCTTTTCTCCAGCCCAGGGGAGGGGGCCCGGGGCTCCGTCCCCCTCGGAGAGGGGCCACTCACCCACGAGCGGCAGCACGAAGTACACGGTGGCGAGGAACATCGTGGCGAGCGCCCGGCGCCGGTCACCCCCCGCCTCAAATCCTCGGCGATCCCGAGCAGCCGCCCCGCGCCGGGGATCAGCACGCCGCGACCCCCCCGCAGCCGCTCTGCTGCTCCTGCAGCCCGAAGTTCAGAGCCATCGAGGTCAAGAGCGAAGTCGGTCCGCGGCGCCGCCGCCGGGGCCGGGGATCCCGGGGCTCCGGGGGGCTCCGGGGGGCTCCGGAGGGGCGCGAGGGTCTCGGCGCTTTTAGGCTTTCAGGTCCGACCCGAGCTGGAAGGGAGAGCTAGCTGTGAAATGAGAGGCGAGAGAGCCCGGAGCCtcccatctcctcctcctcctcctcctcctcctcctgtctgtctctctccctaccgccccccaccccccacccccaaccccctcTCCCCCGCCTCGGGAAGCTTTCCTCAGCCCGGGTTCGCCGCCCGCCCCCACCTCGGCTTCCTGGCCGGGAGGCTCCTGTTGTGGGGGGCGCGCTTTAAGAGCCAGCCGAGGCGCCCGGGCTGCGCGAGGGCGCCGCGGGGAGGCGGATCTCCGAGCGGCTTCGCCCCAAAGTCCGAGGGGCCGCCTGGTTCCGGCGGCCTCGGAGGAGCCGCCGACTGA